The DNA sequence TGGCGGCGAAGCAGCTCCATAGTATCGCCGTGGGCCTCTCGGTCATGGATAATCACCGGCAAATCCAATTCTTTGGAAAGGATCAGCTGTTTTTCAAAAACTTCCCTTTGCATCTCCCGTGGGGAAAAATCATAGTGATAATCCAGCCCCATTTCACCCAGCGCCTTGATTTTGGGGGATTCCCCCACCATCTCCCGCAGGGCCTGCTCCCAGCCAGCGGGGGCATCCCCCGCTGGCTGGGGGTGAATCCCGGCGGAAGAGTAAATGAAATCATACCGGGCGGCAAAATCGCATCCAATCCTTGAGGTTTCCAAATTGGTGCCTGCATTCATTATATAAGCAACGCCTTTTTCGGGAAGACCCGCTAAAAGCTCCTCCCGATCCGGGTCAAAGCGGCTGTCATCGTAATGTGCATGGCTGTCAAAAATATGGTTCACAGGTTTAAAGACTCCTTTATTGGTGAGACTTCGTCTCTTTGTTCGGGCTTAAGCAGGCAAAGACGTTACCCTTGCACACAACTGCATTCCTGAAACGTAAAACCTTTTTTACTAAAACTGGTTTTTCTTTGGCCGCTTCCTTTTCTCATAAAGAAAGGACATGCCATCGCGAACATGCTTAACAGCTTCAGTCAGGCTACGCTCGGCGAAAGAGCAAAGCTCCCGCGCTCGTGCCGCGCGGACTGGCACATACTTTCTCTTCAATGAGAAAGTATGCAAAGAATTGCCAAGGGGGCG is a window from the Oscillospiraceae bacterium MB08-C2-2 genome containing:
- a CDS encoding TatD family hydrolase; amino-acid sequence: MNHIFDSHAHYDDSRFDPDREELLAGLPEKGVAYIMNAGTNLETSRIGCDFAARYDFIYSSAGIHPQPAGDAPAGWEQALREMVGESPKIKALGEMGLDYHYDFSPREMQREVFEKQLILSKELDLPVIIHDREAHGDTMELLRRHRPKGIVHCYSGSAEMVRELVKMELYIGFTGVVTFKNARKTVEAAAAVPLERLLVETDCPYMAPEPYRGKRCDSSMIAQTAQALAAIKGISAQELLDATCENARRVYGI